One window from the genome of Diabrotica virgifera virgifera chromosome 6, PGI_DIABVI_V3a encodes:
- the LOC126886205 gene encoding general transcription factor II-I repeat domain-containing protein 2-like, with amino-acid sequence MEKKRKIDSECRKFKDQWNIQYFVIESSNKALCLICNESIAVLKEYNMKRHYETKHSQNYSKYTGIVRTEKFEALKCGLKSQQSLFTKVKTEQEAATRASFRVALEIAKRGKPFTDGEMIKECIIAVVEEMCPEKVNLLKTVSMSANTVARRVQNIAENISSQLFDKNGHVEWFSLALDESTDVSDTAQVLIYIRGVDKSYEVHEELLDMYSIHGTTTGIDIFKGVEMAINKKNLRWKNLKCITTDGGKNMSGKDKGVVALVSKAVENDGGSKPLVLHCIIHQQSLCGKCLDMSDVLKPVISTVNFIRSFGLNHRQFRQFIAEIGETDLPYHTAVRWLSCGKVLQRFFELRAVIEIFLNEKHRPLTELQNNAWLWKLAFYVDLTKHVNELNLRLQGENQHLPDLYTNIKSFRMKLILFQSQLRSKCFSHFKTCEIFSHTTETEFPIDFAIETLSALKINFNTRFSDFDAIANQIKIFQNPFDADIETLAPELQMEMIDLQCSDIIKNKYENSSLLEFYKSLPLTQFDNLHKFARGLFSVFGTTYLCEKTFSKMKYKKMYTDLN; translated from the coding sequence ATGGAAAAGAAGCGAAAAATTGATAGTGAATGCAGAAAATTCAAAGATCAGTGGAACATTCAGTATTTCGTAATTGAGTCCAGTAATAAGGCGCTATGTTTGATTTGCAATGAAAGCATAGCCGTTCTCAAAGAATATAACATGAAACGTCATTATGAAACAAAACATTCTCAAAATTACTCAAAATATACAGGAATTGTGCGGACAGAAAAATTCGAAGCTTTGAAGTGCGGATTGAAATCGCAGCAATCTTTATTTACAAAAGTCAAAACTGAACAAGAGGCGGCAACTCGTGCCAGCTTTCGTGTGGCTCTTGAAATTGCAAAACGTGGAAAACCATTCACCGATGGAGAAATGATCAAGGAATGCATAATTGCAGTAGTCGAAGAAATGTGCCCTGAAAaggtaaatttattaaaaactgtcAGTATGTCAGCAAACACTGTGGCTCGAAGGGTACAAAACATCGCTGAAAATATATCCTCTCAACTGTTCGACAAAAATGGACATGTTGAGTGGTTTTCTTTGGCCTTGGATGAGTCAACGGATGTGTCAGATACTGCTCAGgtgttgatttatattagagGAGTAGATAAAAGCTATGAAGTGCACGAAGAACTTCTTGATATGTATAGTATTCATGGCACAACTACTGGTATCGATATTTTTAAAGGAGTTGAAATGGCCATTAATAAAAAGAACCTTCGATGGAAAAACTTGAAATGTATTACAACTGATGGAGGCAAAAACATGAGTGGGAAAGATAAAGGAGTGGTCGCTCTTGTGTCAAAGGCTGTAGAAAATGACGGCGGCTCAAAACCATTAGTCTTACATTGTATCATTCATCAACAGTCTTTGTGCGGAAAATGTTTGGATATGTCTGACGTTCTGAAACCAGTCATATCAACTGTTAATTTCATCAGATCTTTTGGGCTGAATCACCGACAATTCCGACAATTTATTGCAGAGATTGGAGAAACAGACTTACCTTATCATACTGCCGTACGCTGGCTTAGTTGTGGGAAAGTCCTTCAGCGCTTTTTTGAACTTCGAGCAGTGATcgaaatttttttgaatgaaaagcACCGCCCTCTTACTGAATTACAAAACAACGCATGGCTATGGAAGTTAGCATTCTATGTTGATTTGACAAAACATGTGAACGAACTGAATTTGAGATTGCAAGGAGAAAACCAGCATCTTCCTGATTTATACACTAATATCAAGTCATTCCGGATGAAATTGATACTGTTTCAATCACAACTACGAAGTAAATGTTTTTCACATTTTAAAACATGTGAAATATTCAGCCACACTACTGAGACTGAGTTTCCTATCGATTTTGCAATCGAAACTTTGAGTGCTTTGAAGATAAATTTTAATACTCGTTTCTCGGACTTTGATGCCATTGCGAATCAAATTAAGATTTTTCAGAATCCTTTTGATGCTGACATTGAAACCCTAGCCCCGGAACTTCAAATGGAAATGATTGATCTTCAGTGCAGTGATATAATTAAGAACAAATATGAAAACTcatctttgttggaattttataaGAGTCTTCCACTGACACAATTTGATAATTTGCATAAATTTGCTCGTGGGCTGTTTTCCGTTTTTGGTACTACTTATTTGTGTGAGAAAACCTTCTCCAAAATGAagtacaaaaaaatgtatacagaTCTAAATTAA